One genomic window of Gemmatimonadales bacterium includes the following:
- a CDS encoding Hsp70 family protein, with protein MTTHLQYGIDLGTTNSCVARATGLDLRVYQNNDQMNVTPSVVRVLKTGRVITGKRAYNAIADDAANIAREFKRWMGQKAGKDFPSTGRSMSAEELSAEIIKSLRDDVARAEGESPTASVVTVPAAFGALQCEATARACNLGGLVQAPLLQEPLAAAIAYGIAPGARDQRWLVFDFGGGTLDVAVVSTKDGRLSVLEHRGNNLLGGKDIDRAIVEHVLLPAVKASFRLPDPAEDPARFARLMQHLLVSAEEAKIDLSSTESVVVSLIDLGLDADGRAIELELSVSRSELERTMEPILDRAIRLAEEALTGARTASDDLDRVLLVGGPTQSPHVRDTIASRLKARVDLSVDPMTAVARGAALYAATIEREYHPPLSATRVTAEATRQRIVLAYDAVSATLSPIIAGRLDGGAGRVSELRLETDGGFWTSGWLSLLDGTFETQPMLQEGKASRIFIYGRDATGTLVDVEPDELSIRHGLVVASPPLPHTLSVEVMRANGKMELDPIFKRGTSLPAERSVRYRADRSAKPGLAETSLAIKLWEGEAFSNPSDNDWVGHVTIEATEISRTIPEGSEIEITIRIDASRIITIEAFVPILNQHFADRLFVPKEQEKDYDEIASTMPSEIEDYRARLTNIRSAMDGIAGSGDKHSEEVGRVQAELEDLTAQSKQYSGLGSEDPDQAKRLAEGARNVRARLSNLEGAVGGVGRASSLIEAVRATRESTREVVERFGDAIEKKELMLLEGQLGPRSGAGSDEQLEKLLSALKSLRWRVLAAQDWWWRELFDSLKAPERGLERHPGAVELFSEGDAAVRKSDGTRLRHVVNELWKLLPKDQLQKDQERVIRSGLRRY; from the coding sequence ATGACAACGCATCTTCAGTATGGCATCGACCTCGGCACCACAAACTCGTGTGTCGCACGAGCTACTGGGCTGGACCTGCGGGTTTATCAAAACAACGACCAGATGAACGTAACGCCCTCCGTCGTTCGCGTTCTTAAGACAGGTCGCGTCATCACGGGTAAGCGCGCGTACAACGCGATCGCGGACGACGCGGCTAACATCGCTCGTGAATTCAAGAGATGGATGGGGCAGAAAGCGGGTAAGGACTTTCCGTCCACCGGACGGTCGATGTCTGCTGAAGAGCTTTCTGCCGAAATAATCAAATCACTTCGGGATGATGTTGCACGCGCCGAGGGCGAGTCACCAACTGCCAGCGTAGTAACAGTCCCGGCTGCGTTCGGAGCCTTGCAATGCGAGGCCACGGCCCGCGCTTGTAACCTGGGTGGGCTAGTTCAGGCACCCCTCCTCCAAGAACCTCTCGCGGCAGCAATCGCCTACGGCATTGCTCCGGGCGCGCGAGATCAACGCTGGCTCGTCTTCGACTTCGGCGGTGGCACCTTGGACGTGGCAGTTGTTTCCACAAAAGACGGCCGTTTGAGCGTACTCGAACATCGAGGGAACAACTTACTGGGTGGGAAAGACATCGACCGCGCGATCGTCGAGCACGTCTTGCTCCCCGCCGTCAAAGCAAGTTTCCGGCTGCCCGATCCGGCCGAAGACCCCGCCCGCTTCGCTCGACTCATGCAACACCTGCTTGTTAGCGCGGAAGAGGCTAAAATCGACCTGTCGTCAACCGAATCTGTCGTCGTGAGTTTGATTGATTTGGGGCTGGATGCCGACGGGCGTGCGATTGAATTGGAGCTTTCCGTTAGCCGGTCGGAATTGGAGCGAACAATGGAGCCGATTCTCGACCGGGCGATTCGACTGGCGGAGGAGGCTTTGACCGGTGCTCGTACTGCTTCCGACGACCTGGATCGAGTCCTACTCGTGGGCGGCCCGACGCAGAGTCCGCACGTGCGCGATACAATCGCTTCGCGGCTGAAAGCTAGAGTCGACCTTTCCGTGGATCCAATGACCGCTGTTGCGAGAGGTGCTGCACTCTATGCGGCGACTATTGAGCGGGAATACCATCCACCGCTGTCCGCTACCAGGGTAACCGCTGAAGCAACTAGACAACGCATAGTTCTTGCCTACGACGCAGTCAGTGCAACACTGTCGCCCATAATTGCTGGAAGACTCGACGGCGGCGCCGGACGGGTAAGTGAACTCCGCCTGGAAACGGATGGTGGGTTCTGGACGAGCGGCTGGCTCTCTCTTCTAGATGGTACATTCGAAACACAACCGATGTTACAAGAAGGAAAGGCATCTCGCATTTTCATCTATGGTCGCGACGCAACGGGCACCCTTGTCGACGTCGAACCGGATGAACTGTCTATTCGTCACGGCCTGGTGGTAGCGTCTCCACCTCTGCCGCACACGCTTAGCGTCGAGGTCATGCGAGCCAACGGCAAAATGGAGCTCGATCCAATCTTCAAGCGTGGCACGTCACTCCCTGCTGAGCGAAGCGTGCGGTATCGGGCTGACAGGTCCGCTAAGCCAGGGCTTGCTGAGACATCCCTAGCAATCAAGCTCTGGGAAGGAGAGGCCTTTAGCAATCCATCAGATAACGATTGGGTCGGCCACGTGACAATTGAGGCGACGGAGATCAGCCGCACGATTCCTGAAGGATCAGAGATCGAGATCACAATTCGCATCGACGCATCCCGAATTATCACCATCGAAGCTTTCGTGCCAATCTTGAATCAGCATTTCGCCGATCGGCTGTTTGTCCCGAAGGAGCAGGAGAAGGACTACGACGAAATCGCGTCGACGATGCCTTCCGAGATTGAGGATTATAGGGCACGACTCACGAACATCAGGTCAGCGATGGATGGGATCGCGGGATCAGGCGACAAGCATTCGGAAGAAGTCGGTCGCGTTCAGGCCGAACTCGAAGACTTGACCGCGCAGTCGAAACAATATTCCGGTCTAGGGAGCGAGGACCCCGACCAAGCGAAGCGCCTCGCGGAAGGAGCGCGCAATGTGCGCGCGCGCCTGTCCAACTTGGAAGGTGCCGTCGGAGGCGTCGGTCGGGCATCCTCCTTGATCGAAGCAGTTCGGGCAACGCGCGAGAGTACACGCGAAGTCGTGGAGCGCTTTGGAGACGCCATCGAAAAGAAGGAATTGATGTTGCTGGAAGGTCAGCTCGGACCTAGGTCAGGAGCAGGGTCCGACGAGCAGTTGGAGAAGCTGCTCAGCGCGCTGAAATCGTTACGGTGGCGTGTTCTGGCTGCGCAGGACTGGTGGTGGCGCGAGTTGTTCGATTCGCTCAAGGCACCGGAAAGGGGATTGGAACGCCATCCGGGAGCGGTAGAACTCTTCTCGGAAGGTGACGCTGCCGTACGCAAAAGCGATGGGACGCGGCTGCGGCACGTGGTGAACGAGCTATGGAAACTGCTGCCGAAGGATCAATTGCAGAAGGATCAGGAGCGCGTCATTCGCTCGGGGCTTCGGAGGTACTAG
- a CDS encoding AAA family ATPase: MKVYTQQSSVPRAAVLGGGAWQLADLTALTVLFGKNGSGKSLLLRSWRDHNRIGTHYVVPERTGEFNYNANFLKPQLSAEERSQQSQRNFTPEYRSHTLARVQAYFMERGAGRAGAVGTPAPDELERFLSMLLPDFDVKLRSAVPPYRLSRASDGQEIKNVDQLSSGEAQLLSIGIDILTIAAIWELQAGVPRVVLVDEPDAHIHPDLQVRFADFLVQVGDRFELQFVVATHSTTLLAAIGQFGKENTSQIYMDRTKTELHAVPFSEALRELASVLGGHALMGPLFGVPLLLVEGDDDYRIWSQVPRHHITSFAVVPCEGQKIRQYQVSLERVFASLRDDAAMPAGFALLDGDQPLPVGDNPQQRHVRFLRTECREAENLYLTTDVLASLEPGLTWDAGCSRIEAAANQFGDKASRLAAVRSWDRVSDDVKVVISEISKILDPKGVHWTQRVGAAIGKQRPTGELARWLGAGVLDALWGESRPG; encoded by the coding sequence ATGAAGGTCTACACCCAGCAATCGAGCGTTCCACGAGCTGCCGTTCTCGGCGGCGGGGCATGGCAGCTCGCTGATCTCACCGCATTGACGGTACTTTTCGGCAAGAATGGCAGCGGGAAGAGCCTCTTGCTCCGTTCTTGGCGGGACCACAACCGAATCGGTACACACTATGTCGTTCCAGAACGCACAGGCGAATTCAACTACAACGCGAATTTTCTGAAGCCTCAATTGAGCGCTGAGGAACGCAGTCAGCAGTCACAAAGGAACTTTACACCAGAATACCGCAGCCACACGCTCGCGAGAGTGCAAGCGTATTTCATGGAGCGGGGAGCAGGGCGAGCAGGTGCAGTTGGGACTCCCGCGCCAGATGAGCTTGAGCGCTTTCTTTCCATGTTGTTGCCTGACTTCGACGTCAAGCTTCGAAGCGCCGTGCCGCCATATCGCCTTAGTCGCGCCAGCGACGGTCAAGAGATTAAGAATGTGGATCAATTGAGCAGCGGCGAAGCTCAGCTCTTAAGCATTGGAATCGACATTCTCACAATTGCGGCGATTTGGGAGCTTCAAGCGGGAGTGCCACGAGTCGTACTTGTTGACGAGCCAGATGCACATATCCACCCGGATCTTCAGGTCCGTTTTGCCGATTTCTTAGTACAGGTAGGCGATCGTTTTGAGTTGCAGTTTGTGGTCGCGACGCACAGCACGACGCTGTTGGCGGCGATTGGGCAATTCGGGAAAGAGAACACGTCACAGATCTACATGGATCGCACGAAGACCGAGTTGCACGCGGTGCCGTTCTCAGAAGCTCTTCGGGAGCTTGCTTCCGTTTTGGGCGGCCACGCGCTCATGGGCCCGCTCTTCGGAGTTCCGCTATTGCTTGTGGAGGGCGACGATGACTACCGGATTTGGAGTCAAGTGCCACGTCACCACATAACGTCATTCGCGGTGGTTCCGTGCGAAGGCCAAAAAATTCGACAATACCAGGTTAGTCTCGAACGGGTGTTCGCTAGCCTGAGGGACGACGCTGCTATGCCGGCAGGATTCGCTCTCCTCGATGGCGATCAACCGCTTCCGGTGGGAGACAATCCACAACAGAGGCATGTGCGGTTTTTGCGCACGGAGTGTCGTGAGGCTGAGAACCTCTACCTAACTACCGACGTTCTCGCGTCGTTGGAGCCGGGACTGACCTGGGATGCCGGATGCTCGAGGATCGAAGCTGCTGCGAACCAATTTGGAGATAAGGCTAGCCGCTTAGCGGCGGTACGGTCATGGGATAGAGTATCGGACGATGTGAAGGTCGTGATTTCAGAGATTAGCAAGATTCTGGATCCCAAGGGGGTACACTGGACGCAGCGTGTTGGTGCGGCTATCGGCAAGCAACGACCAACTGGCGAGCTCGCCCGTTGGCTGGGTGCGGGGGTCCTCGACGCGCTGTGGGGCGAGTCTCGTCCTGGCTAA
- a CDS encoding ATP-binding protein has translation MAEPELLELLSDLSSVSAISMACGGEPLLMPSLLWWPRPNGARALPIYLAPNLPDEARLVREAGRLVYELASGIALADVNGPAPLISKWVRSISPAFAELLRRCLSDGPDRISTLAELDHYSANGPSAKPPPIAGPGLAVSERAGKGLSAVAGMHDLKSLLEREVVGPIRDPEPYRRYGLGTPNGVLLYGPPGCGKTWIARKLAEEVGHFYVEIIPSEIASPYIHDSVLRIRRLFDTAAENAPAIVFIDEFEALAPSRADLGGHQQYKSEEVNEFLVHLNACSDKHVFVIAATNEPQKIDPAIRRTGRLDKIIYVGPPDQEARIEMLRMHLAKRPVAPDLDFEGIASRLEGYSASDIRFLVDEAARGALGSKSDITNDILIAAQGRVPASVRPEDELRFRDIMGRG, from the coding sequence ATGGCGGAGCCTGAGTTACTGGAACTGCTCAGCGACCTCTCCTCGGTATCCGCAATCTCGATGGCGTGCGGCGGCGAGCCGCTGCTTATGCCGTCGCTGCTCTGGTGGCCGCGGCCCAATGGGGCGCGTGCGCTTCCGATTTACCTTGCCCCGAATCTGCCTGATGAGGCTCGGCTGGTGAGAGAGGCCGGCCGGCTTGTCTACGAGTTGGCATCCGGCATCGCGTTGGCTGACGTGAATGGACCCGCGCCACTCATATCGAAGTGGGTCAGGTCGATCAGCCCGGCGTTTGCCGAACTGCTCCGGCGTTGCCTGTCGGACGGACCCGATCGTATTAGCACATTGGCCGAGCTGGACCACTACTCAGCGAATGGACCGAGCGCCAAGCCTCCTCCAATCGCCGGTCCGGGCCTCGCAGTGAGCGAACGCGCGGGAAAGGGGCTTTCTGCCGTCGCCGGGATGCATGATCTGAAATCGCTACTCGAGAGGGAGGTCGTCGGACCCATCCGCGATCCAGAGCCGTACAGGCGATATGGCTTAGGCACTCCAAACGGAGTGCTCCTCTACGGACCGCCTGGGTGCGGCAAGACATGGATCGCGCGGAAGCTCGCCGAAGAAGTCGGCCACTTCTATGTCGAGATCATTCCGTCCGAGATTGCCAGCCCGTACATCCACGACAGCGTGCTTCGTATCCGTCGGCTATTTGATACAGCAGCCGAAAATGCTCCGGCGATAGTCTTCATCGACGAATTTGAGGCGTTGGCGCCGTCGCGTGCCGATCTTGGCGGTCATCAACAATACAAGAGCGAAGAAGTCAATGAATTCCTCGTGCATTTGAATGCTTGCTCAGACAAACATGTGTTCGTAATTGCGGCCACTAATGAGCCACAGAAAATTGACCCGGCAATTCGGCGCACTGGCAGACTCGACAAAATTATCTACGTCGGCCCGCCTGACCAGGAGGCGCGCATCGAAATGCTGCGCATGCATCTTGCCAAGCGCCCCGTCGCCCCAGACCTCGATTTTGAGGGAATCGCATCGAGACTGGAAGGCTACTCTGCGAGCGACATACGATTCCTTGTCGATGAGGCTGCGCGCGGCGCCCTAGGATCGAAGAGCGATATCACCAATGATATTCTGATCGCGGCCCAAGGCCGAGTCCCCGCCTCGGTAAGGCCCGAGGATGAACTGCGCTTCCGGGATATCATGGGACGGGGTTGA